The following are encoded together in the Erwinia sp. E602 genome:
- the rplI gene encoding 50S ribosomal protein L9, with protein sequence MQVILLDKVANLGTLGDQVNVKAGYARNFLVPQGKAVPATKKNVEFFEGRRAELEAKLADVLSAANARAETISALGTVTIVSKAGDEGRLFGSIGTRDIADAVTAAGVEVAKSEVRLPNGVLRTTGEHEVDFQVHSEVFAKLIVKVVAGA encoded by the coding sequence ATGCAAGTTATTCTGCTTGATAAAGTAGCAAACCTGGGAACCCTGGGCGACCAGGTCAACGTTAAAGCGGGCTACGCTCGTAACTTCCTGGTACCACAGGGCAAAGCTGTTCCTGCTACCAAGAAAAACGTTGAGTTCTTCGAAGGCCGCCGTGCAGAACTGGAAGCCAAACTGGCTGACGTTCTGTCTGCAGCTAACGCACGTGCTGAGACCATCAGTGCACTGGGCACCGTTACCATCGTGTCTAAAGCAGGCGACGAAGGCCGGCTGTTCGGTTCTATCGGTACCCGCGACATCGCTGACGCTGTAACTGCAGCTGGCGTTGAAGTGGCTAAGAGCGAAGTTCGTCTGCCGAACGGCGTTCTGCGTACTACCGGTGAGCACGAAGTGGACTTCCAGGTTCACAGCGAAGTCTTCGCTAAGCTGATCGTGAAAGTAGTCGCTGGCGCGTAA
- the nsrR gene encoding nitric oxide-sensing transcriptional repressor NsrR: MQLTSFTDYGLRALIFLASLPEGKMTSISEVTDTYGVSRNHMVKVINQLSRNGYVAAVRGKNGGIRLGKSASDIVVGQVVRDMEPLQLVNCSEEFCHITSACRLKKALYDAVQSFLRELDNYTLADLVEDNHPLYKILLTERPSLSS; this comes from the coding sequence GTGCAGCTAACCAGCTTCACCGATTACGGTTTACGCGCGCTGATCTTCCTTGCCTCTCTGCCGGAGGGGAAGATGACCAGCATTAGCGAAGTTACCGACACCTACGGCGTGTCGCGTAATCATATGGTCAAAGTTATCAATCAACTTAGCCGTAACGGTTATGTCGCTGCCGTGCGGGGTAAAAACGGCGGTATTCGTCTGGGTAAATCAGCCAGCGATATCGTTGTCGGCCAGGTGGTGCGCGATATGGAGCCACTGCAGCTGGTCAACTGCAGCGAGGAGTTTTGCCATATTACCTCCGCCTGCCGCCTGAAGAAGGCGCTGTATGACGCCGTGCAGAGTTTTCTGCGCGAACTGGATAATTACACTCTGGCCGATCTGGTTGAAGACAACCATCCGCTCTACAAAATTTTGCTGACTGAACGACCTTCACTCAGCAGCTGA
- the bsmA gene encoding biofilm peroxide resistance protein BsmA, giving the protein MRNVLLITTLLLGGCSVFTTTPQPPPPPTGQPQEINRAQSAGLSRIGSTTVTVRGSPDDAERALAAKAQAAGATYYQIQLVRETVAPGMWYASALLYRPAAGVQ; this is encoded by the coding sequence ATGCGCAACGTCCTTCTGATTACCACGCTGCTGCTTGGCGGCTGCAGCGTATTCACCACCACGCCGCAGCCACCGCCGCCGCCAACCGGCCAGCCGCAGGAGATCAACCGTGCGCAGAGCGCTGGCCTGAGCAGAATCGGCAGCACCACCGTCACCGTGCGCGGCTCACCGGATGACGCCGAACGGGCGCTGGCCGCTAAAGCGCAGGCGGCGGGGGCAACGTATTATCAGATTCAGTTAGTAAGAGAGACGGTCGCACCTGGCATGTGGTACGCCTCGGCGCTGCTGTATCGCCCGGCGGCAGGCGTGCAGTAA
- the priB gene encoding primosomal replication protein N, with product MTVNRLMLSGTVCKTPVRKISPSGIPHCQFVLEHRSEQVEAGFNRQAWCRMPVIISGKAHQAITQSITVGTQLTVQGFICSHQGRNGLNKMVLHAEQIELIDSGD from the coding sequence GTGACGGTCAATCGCCTGATGCTGTCTGGTACCGTGTGCAAGACGCCAGTGCGAAAAATAAGCCCGTCAGGAATTCCACACTGTCAGTTCGTGCTTGAGCACCGTTCTGAACAGGTGGAAGCCGGTTTTAACCGGCAGGCCTGGTGCCGGATGCCGGTGATTATCAGCGGCAAAGCCCATCAGGCCATTACTCAAAGTATAACGGTCGGTACGCAGCTTACCGTTCAGGGCTTTATTTGCAGCCATCAAGGGCGCAACGGTCTGAACAAAATGGTACTGCATGCCGAGCAGATTGAATTGATAGATTCTGGAGACTAG
- the rnr gene encoding ribonuclease R, producing the protein MSKDPFQDREAEKYENPIPSREFILAHLDKRTSPASREELADELAISGEEQTEALRRRLRAMERDGQLVFTRRQCYALPERLDLLKGKVIGHRDGFGFLRIEGSKDDLYLSAEQMKMCMHGDVILAQAMGADRKGRREARMVRVVEPRNGQIVGRYFTESGVGFVVPDDSRLSFDILVPAEELMGARMGYVVVVELTQRPTRRSKAVGKVVEVLGDNMGTSMAVDMALRTHDIPHVWPEALEKQIAGLSEEVPEEAKRGRVDLRDLPLVTIDGEDARDFDDAVFCERKRGGGWRLWVAIADVSYYVRPGTPLDDEAVNRGTSVYFPSQVVPMLPEVLSNGLCSLNPEVDRLCMVCEMTISSTGKLTGYKHYEAVMNSFARLTYNKVWNILQGNQELRQQYEPLVQDLEELHRMYLALEKSREQRGGISFETDEAKFVFNADRRIERVELVARNDAHKLIEECMILANIASARFVEKNNEPALFRDHDRPSDENIKSFRSVLNELGLTLPGGTKPQPLDYADLLKQIAGRPDHEMLQTMLLRSMKQAVYDPENRGHFGLALASYAHFTSPIRRYPDLLLHRAIKYLLAKENGSEANTTPTGGYHYDLQQMLHFGQHCSMTERRADEATRDVADWLKCDFMQDQVGEAFTGVISSVTGFGFFVRLNDLFIDGLVHVSSLDNDYYRFDAVGQRLIGESGGRSYRLGDTVEVRVNAVHMDERKIDFALISSARKPRGEGKTEREREKRGGAKNSGSRRRAPRKGASAERDSSARAPKEQAAAPGDKAEKKPRKPSDKTRKIAAATRAKRSKKNSGSEQ; encoded by the coding sequence ATGTCAAAAGATCCTTTTCAGGACCGCGAAGCTGAGAAATACGAAAACCCGATTCCCAGCCGCGAATTTATTCTTGCTCATCTGGATAAACGGACGAGCCCGGCCAGCCGTGAAGAGCTGGCAGACGAACTCGCCATTAGCGGCGAGGAGCAGACTGAAGCGCTGCGCCGCCGCCTGCGCGCCATGGAACGCGATGGTCAGCTGGTGTTTACCCGCCGCCAGTGCTACGCGCTGCCGGAACGCCTCGACCTGCTGAAAGGCAAAGTGATCGGCCACCGCGACGGCTTTGGCTTCCTGCGTATTGAAGGCAGCAAGGACGATCTCTACCTCTCTGCCGAACAGATGAAAATGTGTATGCATGGCGACGTGATCCTCGCGCAGGCGATGGGCGCCGACCGCAAGGGCCGCCGTGAAGCACGTATGGTGCGCGTGGTTGAGCCGCGCAATGGCCAGATCGTTGGTCGCTACTTCACCGAGAGCGGTGTGGGCTTTGTAGTCCCGGACGACAGCCGCCTGAGCTTCGATATCCTGGTGCCGGCCGAAGAGCTGATGGGCGCGCGCATGGGTTATGTGGTGGTGGTGGAGCTGACCCAGCGTCCGACCCGCCGCAGCAAAGCCGTCGGTAAAGTGGTGGAAGTGCTGGGCGACAATATGGGCACCAGCATGGCCGTCGATATGGCGCTGCGCACCCATGATATTCCGCACGTCTGGCCGGAAGCGCTGGAAAAACAGATTGCCGGCCTGAGCGAAGAGGTGCCGGAAGAGGCGAAACGCGGTCGTGTTGACCTGCGCGACCTGCCGCTGGTGACCATCGACGGCGAAGACGCCCGTGACTTCGATGACGCAGTGTTCTGCGAACGTAAACGCGGCGGCGGCTGGCGGCTGTGGGTAGCGATTGCTGACGTCAGCTACTACGTGCGCCCGGGGACTCCGCTGGATGATGAAGCGGTCAACCGCGGCACCTCGGTCTACTTCCCTTCACAGGTGGTACCGATGCTGCCGGAAGTGCTGTCTAACGGCCTGTGCTCGCTGAACCCGGAAGTAGACCGCCTGTGTATGGTGTGCGAGATGACTATCTCGTCTACCGGTAAGCTGACCGGCTACAAGCACTACGAAGCGGTAATGAACTCCTTTGCCCGCCTGACCTACAACAAGGTGTGGAACATCCTGCAGGGCAATCAGGAGCTGCGTCAGCAGTACGAGCCGCTGGTACAGGACCTGGAAGAGCTGCACCGCATGTACCTGGCGCTGGAGAAATCCCGCGAGCAGCGCGGCGGCATCTCGTTCGAAACGGATGAAGCCAAGTTTGTCTTCAACGCCGATCGCCGCATCGAGCGCGTTGAGCTGGTGGCGCGTAACGATGCCCACAAGCTGATTGAAGAGTGCATGATCCTGGCGAACATCGCCTCGGCGCGCTTTGTTGAGAAGAACAACGAACCGGCGCTGTTCCGCGACCACGATCGCCCAAGTGATGAGAACATCAAGAGCTTCCGCTCGGTGCTGAACGAGCTGGGCCTGACGCTGCCGGGTGGAACGAAGCCACAGCCGCTGGACTACGCCGACCTGCTGAAGCAGATCGCCGGCCGTCCGGATCACGAAATGCTGCAGACCATGCTGCTGCGCTCAATGAAGCAGGCGGTGTACGATCCGGAAAACCGTGGCCACTTCGGCCTGGCGCTGGCCTCCTACGCCCACTTCACTTCACCCATCCGCCGCTACCCGGACCTGCTGCTGCACCGTGCGATTAAGTACCTGCTGGCAAAAGAGAACGGCAGTGAGGCCAACACCACGCCGACCGGTGGCTACCACTACGATCTGCAGCAGATGCTGCATTTCGGCCAGCACTGTTCGATGACCGAACGCCGGGCGGATGAAGCCACCCGCGACGTAGCGGACTGGCTGAAGTGTGACTTTATGCAGGACCAGGTCGGCGAAGCCTTTACCGGCGTGATCTCCAGCGTGACCGGTTTTGGCTTCTTCGTGCGCCTGAACGACCTGTTTATCGATGGCCTGGTGCACGTCTCCTCGCTGGATAATGACTACTACCGGTTTGACGCCGTCGGCCAGCGCCTGATCGGCGAATCCGGCGGGCGCAGCTATCGCCTCGGCGATACGGTTGAAGTACGGGTTAACGCGGTGCATATGGACGAGCGCAAAATCGACTTTGCGCTGATCTCCAGCGCCCGTAAACCACGTGGCGAAGGTAAAACCGAGCGCGAGCGTGAGAAGCGTGGCGGTGCGAAAAACAGCGGCAGCCGCCGTCGTGCGCCGCGTAAAGGTGCCAGTGCCGAGCGTGACAGCAGCGCCCGTGCGCCGAAAGAGCAGGCAGCCGCGCCGGGTGATAAAGCGGAGAAAAAGCCGCGCAAACCGTCTGATAAAACCCGCAAAATTGCTGCAGCCACCCGGGCAAAACGCAGCAAGAAAAACAGCGGCAGCGAGCAGTAG
- the rlmB gene encoding 23S rRNA (guanosine(2251)-2'-O)-methyltransferase RlmB has protein sequence MSEIVFGIHAVQALLDSDPQRFQEVFIQKGRDDRRLTTLVKALEAQGIVIQVASKQVLDNKSEEASHQGIIARVKPGRQYQEGDIPDLLASLENPFLLILDGVTDPHNLGACMRSADAAGVHAIIVPKDRSAALNATAKKVASGAAEHIPLIRVTNLARTMRVLQEANVWIVGTAGEADHDVYQSKMTGPLAMVMGAEGEGMRRLTREHCDELISIPMAGSVSSLNVSVATGVCLFEAVRQRAK, from the coding sequence ATGAGTGAAATTGTATTTGGTATTCACGCCGTGCAGGCGCTGCTGGACAGCGATCCGCAGCGTTTCCAGGAAGTGTTTATCCAGAAGGGCCGCGATGACCGCCGCCTGACCACGCTGGTAAAGGCGCTGGAAGCGCAGGGCATCGTCATCCAGGTGGCGAGCAAGCAGGTGCTGGATAACAAATCCGAAGAGGCGTCCCACCAGGGCATCATTGCCCGCGTCAAGCCGGGGCGTCAGTATCAGGAAGGGGATATCCCGGACCTGCTGGCCAGCCTGGAGAATCCGTTCCTGCTGATCCTCGACGGCGTTACCGATCCGCACAACCTCGGCGCCTGCATGCGCAGCGCGGATGCGGCTGGCGTACACGCGATCATCGTGCCGAAGGATCGTTCTGCGGCGCTTAACGCGACGGCTAAAAAAGTGGCCAGCGGCGCGGCGGAGCATATTCCGCTGATCCGTGTGACTAACCTGGCGCGCACCATGCGCGTGCTGCAGGAAGCCAACGTATGGATCGTCGGCACCGCAGGGGAAGCCGATCACGACGTCTATCAGAGCAAAATGACCGGCCCGCTGGCGATGGTGATGGGTGCCGAGGGTGAAGGCATGCGTCGCCTGACCCGCGAGCACTGTGACGAACTGATCAGCATTCCGATGGCGGGCAGCGTCTCCTCGCTTAACGTTTCGGTCGCCACCGGCGTCTGTCTGTTTGAAGCAGTACGTCAGCGCGCGAAATAA
- the yjfP gene encoding esterase translates to MIELNTETFAGIECLHAAPAGKREQPLPTVLFYHGFTSSKEVYAYFAVALAQAGFRAILPDADQHGSRYNGDTEHRLSHFWEILRSNIDELPQIEQALREQQLIAGSRLAVAGASQGGMTALGALARYPQLTSGASLMGSGYFSQLGQTLFPPLVARSPEQKAQLAARLAPLAEYEVSHQLAKIASRPLLVWHGDADEVVPVAESVRLEKDLREAGLNDNLTYLTETGIGHRITPSALTALTAFFTHHL, encoded by the coding sequence ATGATTGAGTTGAATACCGAAACCTTCGCGGGCATCGAGTGCCTGCATGCTGCGCCGGCCGGTAAGCGTGAACAACCGCTGCCGACGGTTCTGTTTTATCATGGTTTTACCTCCTCCAAAGAGGTTTATGCTTACTTCGCGGTGGCGCTGGCGCAGGCCGGTTTCCGCGCCATCCTGCCTGATGCTGATCAACATGGCTCACGCTATAACGGTGATACAGAGCACCGGCTCAGCCATTTCTGGGAGATCCTGCGCAGCAATATCGATGAACTGCCGCAGATTGAGCAGGCGCTGCGTGAGCAGCAGCTGATCGCGGGCAGCCGGCTGGCGGTCGCCGGGGCGTCGCAGGGCGGTATGACCGCGCTGGGGGCGCTGGCGCGTTATCCGCAGCTGACCAGCGGTGCCAGCCTGATGGGCTCCGGCTACTTCAGCCAGCTGGGGCAGACGCTGTTCCCGCCGCTGGTGGCCCGCTCGCCGGAACAAAAGGCGCAGCTGGCCGCCCGGCTGGCCCCGCTGGCGGAGTACGAGGTCAGCCATCAGCTGGCGAAGATTGCCAGTCGCCCGCTGCTGGTGTGGCACGGCGATGCTGATGAGGTGGTGCCGGTTGCCGAAAGCGTGCGGCTGGAGAAAGATCTGCGCGAGGCCGGTCTGAACGATAACCTGACGTATCTGACCGAAACCGGCATCGGGCATCGCATCACGCCTTCGGCGCTGACGGCGTTGACAGCGTTCTTTACGCATCACCTGTAA
- the rpsR gene encoding 30S ribosomal protein S18 has translation MARYFRRRKFCRFTAEGVVEIDYKDIATLKNYITESGKIVPSRITGTRAKYQRQLARCIKRARYLSLLPYTDRHQ, from the coding sequence ATGGCACGTTATTTCCGTCGTCGCAAGTTCTGCCGTTTCACCGCGGAAGGCGTTGTAGAGATTGATTACAAAGACATCGCTACGCTGAAAAACTACATTACCGAAAGCGGTAAAATTGTCCCGAGCCGTATTACCGGTACTCGTGCAAAATACCAGCGCCAGCTGGCTCGCTGCATCAAGCGCGCCCGCTACCTGTCCCTGCTGCCATATACTGATCGTCATCAGTAA
- the rpsF gene encoding 30S ribosomal protein S6: MRHYEIVFMVHPDQSEQVPGMIERYSATITGAQGTIHRLEDWGRRQLAYPINKLHKAHYVLLNVEAPQEAIDELETNFRFNDAVIRSMVMRVKHAVTEASPMVKAKDERRERREDFVNETSDDADAGDSEE, from the coding sequence ATGCGTCATTACGAAATCGTTTTTATGGTTCATCCTGACCAGAGCGAACAGGTTCCTGGCATGATCGAGCGTTACTCTGCAACCATCACTGGTGCTCAGGGTACGATCCACCGCCTGGAAGACTGGGGCCGCCGTCAGCTGGCTTACCCGATCAACAAACTGCACAAAGCTCACTACGTTCTGCTGAACGTGGAAGCCCCGCAGGAAGCGATCGATGAGCTGGAAACTAACTTCCGCTTCAACGACGCCGTTATCCGCAGCATGGTTATGCGCGTTAAGCACGCCGTAACTGAAGCATCTCCGATGGTTAAAGCGAAAGACGAGCGCCGTGAGCGTCGTGAAGATTTCGTTAACGAAACCTCTGATGATGCAGATGCTGGGGATTCTGAAGAGTAA